One genomic window of Anaerofustis stercorihominis DSM 17244 includes the following:
- the dhaM gene encoding dihydroxyacetone kinase phosphoryl donor subunit DhaM, translated as MLGMVIVSHSEKIAEGVRELALQMAKDVNIVPAGGLCDGGIGTDLEKIMNGISEADSGEGVIVLMDLGSAVMTTEMAIDMVENDVTMIDGPVVEGGIAAAVTIMSGGSIEDIKKAVDECKTINKF; from the coding sequence ATGTTAGGAATGGTAATAGTATCACACAGTGAAAAGATAGCTGAGGGAGTTAGGGAGTTAGCTCTTCAAATGGCAAAGGACGTAAATATAGTCCCTGCGGGCGGACTTTGCGACGGGGGTATAGGCACTGACCTTGAAAAGATAATGAATGGTATAAGTGAAGCAGACAGCGGAGAGGGTGTTATCGTCCTTATGGATCTCGGCAGTGCTGTAATGACTACTGAAATGGCTATAGATATGGTGGAAAATGATGTAACTATGATAGACGGTCCTGTAGTCGAAGGAGGTATTGCCGCCGCAGTTACTATAATGAGCGGAGGAAGTATCGAAGATATCAAAAAGGCTGTAGATGAATGTAAGACTATAAATAAGTTTTAA
- a CDS encoding pyridoxal phosphate-dependent aminotransferase, producing the protein MFSNKVTSIGQSPIREFAPIQEKRIEEGTKVYQLNIGQPDIVTPKEFFSAVNNFDESILAYTNSKGIPELLEAFEDYYKEIGTDLTKEDMIVTNGGSEAISFAFLTLCNEGDEIIVFEPYYTNYNIFATQAGINMVSITTKPEENFRLPKKEDIEAKITDKTRAFCITNPSNPTGRVYTRDEIDLLCEIAKEHDLFIVVDEVYREFVYDGEFISFSSVKGMEDRVIIIDSISKRFSACGARIGLIASKNEEFMAHVLKLAQARLCAPYLDQVGAAAVLKNTSKDYINSVIKEYKNRRDTIYNRLKKIKGVQVKKPAGAFYMIVKLPVENAHEFSKWLLEKYDHKGETVMLCPASEFYATKELGIDEVRLAYVLKEEDLIKAVNILDKGLFAYQKALAEEKSVSINKKPGVVLNKEQYAI; encoded by the coding sequence ATGTTTTCAAATAAAGTAACATCCATAGGACAATCTCCCATAAGAGAATTTGCCCCGATTCAGGAAAAAAGAATAGAAGAAGGAACGAAGGTTTATCAGCTCAATATCGGACAGCCGGATATCGTGACTCCAAAGGAATTTTTCAGTGCGGTAAACAACTTCGACGAAAGTATACTTGCTTATACCAATTCAAAAGGTATACCCGAACTTTTGGAAGCTTTCGAAGATTATTATAAAGAAATCGGTACCGATTTAACCAAGGAAGATATGATAGTTACAAACGGCGGTAGCGAAGCTATTTCATTTGCCTTCCTCACCCTTTGCAACGAAGGCGACGAGATAATTGTATTCGAACCTTACTATACAAATTACAATATCTTTGCCACTCAGGCGGGAATAAACATGGTTTCCATAACCACAAAACCCGAAGAGAACTTCAGACTTCCGAAGAAGGAAGATATCGAAGCAAAAATCACCGATAAAACTAGAGCATTTTGTATCACAAACCCTTCAAACCCAACGGGAAGAGTATATACGAGAGACGAGATTGATTTACTTTGCGAAATAGCAAAAGAACATGACCTATTCATAGTAGTGGACGAAGTATACAGAGAATTCGTATACGACGGAGAATTCATAAGTTTTTCAAGCGTAAAAGGAATGGAAGACAGAGTGATAATAATCGACAGCATCTCAAAGAGATTTTCCGCATGCGGAGCAAGGATAGGACTTATCGCTTCAAAGAACGAAGAATTCATGGCTCACGTATTAAAGCTTGCTCAGGCAAGACTTTGCGCACCTTACCTAGACCAAGTGGGAGCAGCCGCAGTACTGAAAAACACGAGCAAGGATTACATAAACTCAGTGATCAAAGAATATAAAAACAGAAGAGACACCATATATAACAGGCTTAAGAAAATAAAGGGCGTACAGGTAAAGAAGCCTGCGGGAGCATTTTATATGATAGTAAAACTTCCCGTAGAAAACGCACACGAATTTTCAAAATGGCTGCTTGAAAAATACGACCATAAAGGCGAAACCGTTATGCTTTGTCCCGCAAGCGAGTTCTACGCAACAAAAGAACTTGGGATAGACGAAGTAAGACTTGCATACGTCTTAAAAGAAGAAGACCTAATAAAGGCGGTAAATATCCTCGATAAAGGGCTTTTTGCATATCAAAAAGCATTGGCGGAAGAAAAATCCGTAAGTATCAATAAAAAGCCGGGCGTGGTTTTAAACAAAGAACAGTACGCAATATAA
- the acpS gene encoding holo-ACP synthase, protein MVDKKALSNGVDIVKVKRIKKILMGTHKDLFLRKIFNKEEIFYFEHNNYNPKSVSGYFAAKEAIMKTLGKGMDKLSFKDITILKTRDNKPYVKLSGKAEDYMESLGLTDFKISISHEDEYAVAFVIAV, encoded by the coding sequence ATGGTAGATAAAAAAGCACTCTCCAACGGAGTAGACATAGTAAAAGTAAAAAGGATAAAAAAAATCCTTATGGGCACACATAAAGATCTGTTCTTAAGGAAGATATTCAACAAAGAAGAGATATTTTATTTTGAACATAATAATTATAACCCCAAAAGCGTGTCGGGATATTTCGCCGCAAAAGAGGCTATAATGAAGACTCTCGGAAAAGGTATGGATAAACTCAGTTTCAAAGACATCACAATACTTAAAACGAGAGATAACAAACCTTATGTAAAGCTTTCCGGAAAAGCCGAAGATTACATGGAAAGCCTCGGTTTGACCGACTTTAAAATATCCATATCACACGAAGACGAATATGCGGTGGCATTCGTCATAGCGGTGTAG
- the dhaL gene encoding dihydroxyacetone kinase subunit DhaL gives MTKEKLIELINDIADKIEENKDYLTDLDSAIADGDHGINMARGFSAVKEKLQTVEDKDCGTILKTVGMTLVSTVGGAAGPLYGTAFMKAGMAVGGKEEINGEDFIKMMEEAINGVKMRGKSEAGEKTMLDAMIHAYDAFKEGLCDGAKSAIKKALQASMDGVEYTKTIKATKGRASYIGDRSIGHQDPGATSFTYMMECINDII, from the coding sequence ATGACAAAAGAAAAATTAATAGAACTTATAAATGATATAGCGGATAAGATAGAAGAAAATAAAGATTATTTGACGGATTTGGACAGTGCCATAGCGGACGGCGACCACGGGATAAATATGGCAAGAGGTTTTTCGGCGGTAAAAGAAAAACTTCAAACCGTCGAAGATAAAGACTGCGGGACTATACTGAAAACAGTCGGAATGACCCTTGTATCTACAGTCGGCGGAGCCGCTGGACCTTTGTACGGAACGGCTTTCATGAAAGCGGGAATGGCAGTGGGAGGCAAAGAAGAAATAAACGGCGAAGATTTTATCAAGATGATGGAAGAAGCCATAAACGGAGTTAAGATGAGAGGAAAATCGGAAGCTGGTGAAAAGACCATGCTTGACGCCATGATACATGCTTACGATGCCTTTAAAGAAGGACTTTGTGACGGAGCCAAATCCGCTATTAAAAAGGCTTTGCAGGCTTCAATGGACGGAGTGGAATATACAAAGACCATTAAAGCTACGAAGGGAAGAGCCTCTTATATAGGGGACAGAAGTATAGGTCATCAGGACCCGGGAGCCACTTCTTTCACTTATATGATGGAATGTATAAATGATATTATATAA
- a CDS encoding 2-hydroxyacyl-CoA dehydratase produces MERINKLGIDIGSTTVKVAIMDTEDNILYSKYERHFANIQDTLLSMIKEALEIIGDCKICPVITGSGGLSLSSYLDIPFVQEVVAVSTVLRKFHPTTDVAIEIGGEDAKIIYFEGTIEQRMNGICAGGTGSFIDQMASLLKTDANGLNELAKGYENIYPIAARCGVFAKSDIQPLINEGATRENLAASIFQAVVNQTISGLACGKPIRGNVAFLGGPLYFMSELKEAFIRTLGLKEENVISPKNPHLFAAIGAALSSEEEDGNITLSQLKNRLDSKIKLNSEIKRMERLFEDSEDYKKFSEEHAVHTVEKGSLKDYKGNCYLGIDAGSTTTKLALCSEDGKLLYSFYSNNNGSVLETTVKALKDIYSRLPKEAKIVYSCSTGYGEDLVKSAFMLDEGEVETIAHYYAASFFDPKVDCILDIGGQDMKCIKIKDGSVDNVLLNEACSSGCGSFIETFAKSLGYSVEDFAKEALFAKNPIDLGTRCTVFMNSNVKQAQKEGAPVSDISAGLAYSVIKNALYKIIKLTNPDDLGKHVVVQGGTFYNDAVLRAFEKISGHAAVRPDIAGIMGAFGAALIAKERYEEGKESTMLDLEKVEKLTYTTMMTRCKGCTNNCYLTINSFDGGKRKFITGNRCERGAGIHKDKSQDINLFDYKNEITFGYEPLREEEAVNGVIGIPRVLNMFENYPFWATLFKELKFRVELSPVSTRKIYEYGIESIPSESECYPAKLTHGHVTYLIRKGIKTIFYPCIPYERNETPDAGNHYNCPIVTSYAENIKNNVEEIETEDVKFLNPFLAFTNKETAKEGIVREFTKGGETGFDLDKNEVSKAVDKAWAELMSVRDKIAKKGEEVVKYLDETGKRGIVLAGRPYHIDPEVNHGIDKMINSYGIAVLTEDSVSHLAEVERPLIVTDQWMYHSRLYKAANFIKTKDNIDLVQLNSFGCGLDAVTVDGVRDILSSAGKIHTVLKIDEVNNLGAARIRIRSLLATLKIRDKKKVRRKVKKASYQRVEFTKDMKKEYTILSPQMSPIHFSLFEAALNSCGYKYEALKDDSKHAVDIGLKYVNNDACYPSLIVVGQIMEALNSGKYDTDKVAIMITQTGGGCRATNYIGFIRRALENAGMGHIPVVSLNANGIETNEGFKITPKLLNKALQAVVYGDLFMRVLYRMRPYEVVKGSADMLHRKWEAKCIEDLSRPRSSKKLFNENIRNIIREFDELPITNEVKPKVGIVGEILVKFLPGANNHLVDLIEKEGAEAVMPDLLDFLLYCFYNNNFKSEKLGMKKMSARISNIGINFVETYRKAYKDACAKSVHFTSPNEINKLAYYASDVVSVGNQTGEGWFLTGEILELIKTGVNNIVCAQPFGCLPNHVVGKGVIKKIREMYPMSNIVAIDYDPGASEVNQLNRIKLMLSQANMNLKEIPELMEPEMV; encoded by the coding sequence ATGGAAAGAATTAATAAACTTGGTATTGATATCGGCTCGACAACCGTTAAGGTTGCCATTATGGATACCGAAGATAATATACTTTATTCTAAATACGAAAGACATTTCGCAAACATTCAGGACACCCTTTTATCCATGATAAAAGAAGCCCTTGAAATAATCGGGGATTGTAAGATATGCCCCGTTATCACAGGTTCGGGAGGCTTAAGTCTTTCATCATATCTGGATATACCTTTCGTGCAGGAAGTTGTTGCCGTTTCTACGGTGCTTAGAAAATTTCATCCTACCACCGATGTGGCTATAGAAATCGGCGGGGAAGATGCGAAGATAATATATTTTGAAGGAACTATAGAACAAAGGATGAACGGCATCTGTGCTGGAGGCACGGGCTCGTTCATAGACCAAATGGCGTCTTTACTAAAGACCGATGCAAACGGACTTAACGAGCTGGCAAAGGGATATGAAAATATATATCCCATAGCGGCAAGGTGCGGAGTATTCGCAAAAAGCGATATCCAGCCCCTTATAAACGAGGGAGCCACGAGAGAAAACTTGGCGGCTTCTATATTTCAGGCAGTCGTTAATCAGACTATCAGCGGTCTTGCATGCGGTAAACCCATAAGAGGGAATGTAGCCTTTTTAGGCGGACCTCTTTATTTTATGAGCGAGCTCAAAGAGGCTTTTATTAGGACACTTGGCTTAAAGGAAGAAAATGTCATTTCTCCTAAGAATCCTCATTTGTTTGCCGCTATCGGTGCTGCTTTAAGCAGCGAAGAAGAAGATGGGAATATAACTTTATCTCAGCTTAAAAACAGGCTTGACAGCAAGATAAAACTGAACAGCGAAATAAAGAGGATGGAACGTCTTTTTGAAGACAGTGAAGATTATAAGAAATTCTCTGAAGAACATGCGGTCCATACTGTTGAAAAAGGAAGTTTAAAAGATTATAAGGGGAATTGTTATCTCGGGATAGACGCAGGTTCCACCACGACCAAGCTCGCTTTATGTTCCGAGGACGGGAAGCTTTTATATTCTTTCTATTCAAACAACAACGGTTCCGTTTTGGAAACGACCGTAAAGGCATTGAAAGATATATATTCAAGGCTTCCAAAGGAAGCGAAGATAGTATATTCATGTTCTACGGGATACGGAGAAGATTTGGTAAAATCCGCATTCATGCTGGATGAGGGGGAAGTAGAAACCATAGCTCACTATTATGCGGCGTCTTTCTTTGACCCTAAGGTGGACTGTATACTTGATATAGGTGGTCAGGATATGAAATGTATCAAGATAAAAGACGGTTCCGTAGACAACGTACTTCTTAACGAAGCATGTTCTTCGGGGTGCGGTTCATTCATAGAAACTTTTGCCAAATCTCTCGGCTACAGCGTAGAGGACTTTGCAAAGGAAGCTTTGTTTGCAAAAAATCCTATCGACCTCGGAACGAGATGTACGGTATTCATGAACTCAAACGTAAAGCAAGCACAGAAAGAAGGAGCTCCCGTAAGCGATATTTCGGCGGGGCTTGCTTATTCCGTAATAAAGAATGCTTTATACAAGATAATAAAACTTACAAATCCCGATGATTTGGGTAAACACGTAGTCGTTCAGGGCGGGACTTTCTATAACGATGCGGTTTTAAGGGCATTTGAAAAGATTTCCGGACACGCTGCGGTAAGACCCGACATTGCGGGGATAATGGGTGCTTTCGGTGCGGCACTTATTGCCAAAGAGAGATACGAAGAGGGTAAAGAAAGCACTATGCTGGATCTGGAGAAGGTAGAAAAGCTTACTTATACCACAATGATGACGAGATGTAAGGGTTGCACAAACAATTGCTATCTTACAATAAACAGTTTCGACGGAGGAAAGAGAAAATTCATAACCGGGAACAGATGTGAAAGAGGAGCGGGAATACATAAAGATAAGTCTCAGGATATAAACTTATTCGATTATAAGAACGAGATAACTTTCGGATACGAGCCTTTAAGGGAAGAAGAAGCGGTAAACGGAGTTATCGGGATACCGAGAGTCCTCAACATGTTTGAAAATTATCCTTTCTGGGCTACACTCTTTAAAGAACTTAAGTTCAGAGTGGAACTCTCTCCCGTTTCTACGAGGAAGATATACGAATACGGGATAGAGTCTATACCGAGCGAATCGGAATGTTATCCTGCTAAGCTTACTCACGGGCACGTTACATATCTTATCAGAAAAGGCATAAAGACGATATTCTATCCTTGTATACCGTACGAAAGGAACGAAACACCCGACGCGGGGAACCATTATAACTGTCCTATCGTAACTTCTTATGCGGAAAACATAAAGAATAACGTAGAAGAAATCGAAACGGAAGATGTGAAATTCTTAAATCCTTTCTTAGCATTTACGAATAAGGAGACTGCCAAAGAGGGTATCGTAAGAGAATTCACAAAAGGCGGAGAAACCGGCTTTGACTTGGATAAGAACGAAGTTTCAAAAGCGGTGGATAAAGCTTGGGCTGAACTCATGAGCGTCAGAGACAAGATAGCAAAGAAGGGCGAAGAAGTCGTAAAATACCTTGACGAAACGGGAAAAAGAGGTATCGTTCTTGCGGGAAGACCTTATCATATAGACCCTGAAGTAAATCACGGAATAGATAAGATGATAAATTCATACGGGATAGCAGTTCTCACCGAAGACAGTGTATCTCATCTTGCTGAAGTCGAAAGACCGCTTATCGTAACGGATCAATGGATGTATCATTCAAGGCTTTATAAAGCTGCAAACTTTATAAAGACAAAAGACAATATAGATTTGGTACAGCTAAATTCCTTCGGCTGCGGGCTTGATGCCGTAACTGTGGACGGAGTTAGAGATATACTTTCTTCTGCGGGCAAGATACATACCGTACTTAAGATAGACGAAGTAAACAACCTCGGTGCGGCAAGGATAAGGATACGTTCTCTTCTTGCTACCCTTAAGATAAGAGATAAAAAGAAAGTAAGGAGAAAAGTAAAGAAAGCAAGTTACCAAAGAGTAGAGTTTACGAAGGATATGAAGAAGGAATATACTATCCTTTCTCCTCAGATGTCTCCTATACATTTTTCACTGTTTGAAGCCGCACTTAACTCATGCGGATATAAATACGAAGCCCTTAAAGATGACAGCAAGCACGCCGTGGATATAGGGCTTAAATACGTGAACAACGACGCATGTTATCCTTCACTGATAGTCGTGGGTCAAATCATGGAAGCACTGAACTCCGGTAAATACGACACGGACAAAGTTGCCATAATGATAACTCAGACAGGGGGAGGATGCAGGGCTACAAACTACATCGGCTTTATACGTAGGGCTCTTGAGAATGCGGGAATGGGACATATCCCCGTAGTATCACTCAATGCCAACGGTATAGAAACCAACGAAGGATTTAAGATAACTCCGAAGCTACTCAATAAAGCACTTCAGGCTGTTGTGTACGGAGATTTATTCATGAGAGTTTTATATAGGATGAGACCTTACGAAGTCGTTAAGGGGTCTGCCGATATGCTTCACAGAAAATGGGAAGCGAAATGTATAGAGGATCTGTCAAGACCTAGGTCATCGAAAAAGCTCTTTAATGAAAACATCAGGAACATAATAAGAGAATTTGACGAGCTTCCTATAACCAACGAAGTAAAACCAAAAGTTGGTATCGTCGGAGAGATATTAGTTAAATTCTTACCCGGGGCAAACAATCACCTTGTGGATTTGATTGAAAAAGAAGGTGCGGAGGCAGTAATGCCCGATTTACTCGACTTCTTATTGTACTGCTTCTACAACAACAACTTTAAATCGGAAAAGCTTGGTATGAAGAAGATGAGTGCAAGGATATCCAATATAGGTATAAATTTCGTTGAAACTTATAGGAAAGCATATAAAGACGCATGTGCAAAGAGTGTTCACTTTACTTCTCCAAATGAAATAAATAAACTCGCTTATTATGCAAGCGATGTCGTTTCGGTAGGTAATCAGACCGGAGAGGGCTGGTTCTTAACGGGAGAGATACTGGAACTTATAAAGACGGGAGTGAACAATATAGTGTGTGCTCAGCCTTTCGGCTGTCTTCCGAACCATGTCGTTGGTAAGGGAGTAATAAAGAAAATAAGAGAGATGTATCCTATGAGCAATATCGTAGCTATCGATTACGACCCGGGAGCAAGCGAAGTGAATCAGCTCAACAGGATAAAACTTATGCTTTCTCAGGCTAATATGAACTTAAAAGAAATACCGGAGCTTATGGAACCGGAGATGGTATAG
- the rpsT gene encoding 30S ribosomal protein S20 codes for MANIKSAKKRAITNEKSRLRNKAIKTNLKTAQKEFDQAILSNDVEKAQEACKVASKKFDMAASKGIIHKNAADRKKAQLAKKVNALG; via the coding sequence GTGGCAAATATTAAATCTGCAAAGAAAAGAGCTATTACAAACGAAAAAAGCAGACTTAGAAATAAAGCTATTAAGACTAATTTAAAGACAGCTCAAAAAGAATTCGACCAAGCTATTTTATCTAATGACGTAGAAAAAGCTCAGGAAGCATGCAAAGTTGCAAGCAAGAAATTCGACATGGCTGCAAGCAAAGGTATCATTCACAAGAATGCTGCTGACAGAAAAAAAGCACAATTAGCTAAAAAAGTAAATGCTTTAGGTTAG
- a CDS encoding DeoR/GlpR family DNA-binding transcription regulator, which translates to MYKEQRQEAILQYVYEKKEASVKELSEMLDVSNVTIRKDLIELAKMGKVLKTHGGATSVESILSTETPHYQKDKTFREEKERIGKAAAKLVEEGNTVIIDSGSTPYHVVPNILDKEVMVITNDVKIAYKLALDSKAKVLVAGGYIEKSVFSLLGPTSEALFENTHADFAFIGLDGMDIEYGASVKSFTEMPVKQAMIRNADKVAAVMDSSKLKQKMLVKFAEVEDFDYIITNEMDEEDKKAYEEKGVKVIIA; encoded by the coding sequence ATGTACAAAGAACAAAGACAAGAAGCGATTTTGCAGTATGTATATGAAAAAAAGGAAGCAAGCGTAAAAGAATTGTCCGAAATGCTTGATGTTTCGAATGTGACGATAAGAAAAGATTTGATAGAGCTTGCAAAGATGGGAAAGGTATTGAAGACTCACGGAGGGGCTACTTCCGTTGAAAGTATCCTTTCTACGGAAACTCCACATTATCAAAAGGACAAGACGTTCAGAGAAGAAAAAGAAAGAATAGGAAAAGCTGCGGCTAAGCTCGTCGAAGAAGGAAACACCGTAATAATAGACAGCGGTTCCACTCCTTATCATGTCGTGCCTAATATTTTGGATAAAGAAGTAATGGTAATAACAAACGATGTAAAAATAGCGTACAAACTTGCCCTTGACTCAAAGGCAAAGGTTTTGGTGGCGGGAGGATATATCGAAAAATCCGTATTTTCCCTTCTTGGTCCAACATCGGAAGCTCTGTTTGAAAACACCCATGCCGACTTTGCGTTCATAGGTCTCGACGGTATGGATATTGAATACGGAGCCAGCGTGAAATCTTTTACTGAAATGCCTGTAAAACAAGCTATGATAAGGAATGCGGATAAGGTTGCGGCGGTCATGGACTCATCAAAGCTAAAACAGAAAATGCTTGTTAAATTTGCGGAAGTAGAGGATTTTGACTACATAATAACCAATGAAATGGACGAAGAAGATAAGAAAGCCTATGAAGAAAAGGGCGTTAAAGTGATAATAGCATAA
- a CDS encoding Lrp/AsnC family transcriptional regulator — MDLIDKKILERLNVDGRITMKNLATELNLSAPAVAERVKRLEQKGIITAYKAIIDREKLGQGITVFITIDMPASKYEEFKVFANGASEISEFYYLTGQYSLIIKAYVTSTTHLAELLEGAQQFGTTETFVVMYAHVKDNIF, encoded by the coding sequence ATGGATTTGATAGATAAAAAAATATTAGAGAGATTAAACGTTGACGGAAGAATAACCATGAAAAACCTTGCGACCGAGCTTAATCTTTCGGCGCCTGCGGTTGCGGAGAGAGTTAAAAGGCTTGAGCAAAAAGGGATAATAACAGCTTACAAAGCTATTATAGACAGAGAAAAATTGGGGCAGGGCATAACAGTATTCATAACTATAGATATGCCTGCGAGTAAATATGAAGAGTTTAAGGTGTTTGCCAACGGTGCAAGCGAAATAAGCGAATTTTATTATTTAACAGGTCAGTATTCTCTTATTATAAAAGCCTATGTGACCAGTACCACTCACCTTGCGGAACTTCTTGAAGGTGCTCAGCAATTCGGTACTACGGAGACGTTCGTGGTCATGTATGCTCATGTCAAAGACAATATTTTTTAG
- the metK gene encoding methionine adenosyltransferase gives MNKHFFTSESVTKGHPDKICDQISDSVLDAIIAQDPYARVACECAVNTGLVLVMGEITTSGYVDISKIVRKTIKDIGYTRAKYGFDGSTCGIISSIDEQSSDIAMGVNKSLDSDDSTEEENGAGDQGIMFGFACNETEEYMPLPISLANKLAFKLTEVREDGTLDYLRPDGKTQVTVEYDGDKPVRVDTIVISTQHDEKVSLDTIKEDMINHVVKAVIDESLLDENTKYFINPTGRFVIGGPQGDSGLTGRKIIVDTYGGYARHGGGAFSGKDPTKVDRSASYMARYIAKNIVASGICDKIEIEVAYAIGVARPVSIYVNTYGTSKLSDEKIVEIINENFDLRPTRIIEHLDLRRPIYRKTAAYGHFGRNEFPWEKLDKAEVLKKYL, from the coding sequence ATGAATAAACATTTTTTTACATCGGAGTCTGTAACAAAGGGACATCCGGACAAGATATGTGACCAGATAAGCGACAGCGTTTTAGACGCTATCATTGCACAGGATCCATATGCGAGAGTAGCCTGTGAATGTGCGGTGAATACGGGACTTGTACTCGTAATGGGTGAGATAACCACAAGCGGTTATGTGGATATATCTAAGATAGTTCGTAAGACCATAAAGGATATCGGATATACAAGGGCAAAATACGGCTTTGACGGAAGTACCTGCGGTATAATAAGCTCAATAGATGAGCAGTCAAGCGATATCGCAATGGGGGTAAATAAATCTTTGGACTCAGACGACAGCACTGAAGAAGAGAACGGAGCGGGAGACCAAGGGATAATGTTCGGCTTTGCCTGCAATGAAACCGAAGAATACATGCCTCTTCCCATATCTCTTGCAAACAAGCTTGCATTCAAGCTTACCGAAGTCAGAGAAGATGGCACTCTCGATTATTTGAGACCGGACGGTAAGACTCAGGTGACCGTTGAATATGACGGGGATAAGCCTGTAAGAGTTGATACCATAGTTATATCTACTCAGCATGATGAGAAAGTATCTCTCGATACCATAAAAGAAGATATGATAAATCACGTCGTTAAAGCCGTTATAGACGAAAGTCTGCTTGATGAGAACACAAAGTACTTTATAAATCCTACGGGAAGATTTGTTATCGGAGGACCTCAGGGGGACAGCGGACTTACGGGAAGAAAGATAATAGTAGATACATACGGAGGATACGCAAGACACGGCGGCGGAGCATTTTCCGGTAAAGACCCTACAAAGGTAGACAGGAGTGCTTCATATATGGCAAGGTATATCGCAAAGAATATAGTTGCAAGCGGTATTTGCGATAAAATAGAAATAGAGGTCGCTTATGCCATAGGTGTTGCAAGACCTGTTTCTATATATGTAAATACGTACGGGACAAGTAAGCTAAGCGACGAAAAAATAGTTGAAATAATAAATGAAAATTTTGATTTAAGACCTACAAGAATAATCGAACACCTTGACCTCAGAAGACCTATTTACAGAAAAACGGCCGCTTACGGACACTTCGGCAGGAACGAATTCCCTTGGGAAAAACTGGATAAGGCTGAAGTATTAAAAAAATATTTATAA
- the dhaK gene encoding dihydroxyacetone kinase subunit DhaK, producing MKKFINKPENVENEMLDGIAKMHPEYVRRLDGLDVIVRSEKKKDKVALISGGGSGHEPAHAGYVGYGMLDGAVAGPVFTSPTPDQIYEAVKAVDDGKGTLLVIKNYTGDIMNFDMAAEMASMEGIEVEQVVVNDDVAVKDSLYTTGRRGVAGTVFVHKIAGAAAEEGRSLKEVKEVAEKVIANVRTMGVAISPCTVPAAGKPGFEINDDEMEVGIGIHGEPGTHKEKLTTADEITSHLLECILKDIDFEGSEVAVMINDSGATPLMELYIVGNKVSDILKEKGIKVYKSLVGHYMTSIEMAGFSISLLKLDEELKTLLDAKADTVGFKAL from the coding sequence ATGAAAAAATTTATTAATAAACCCGAAAACGTAGAAAACGAGATGTTAGACGGGATAGCAAAAATGCACCCGGAATATGTAAGGAGACTCGATGGTCTCGATGTGATAGTAAGGAGCGAAAAAAAGAAAGATAAAGTCGCTTTGATAAGCGGAGGCGGAAGCGGACATGAACCTGCTCATGCTGGATATGTAGGTTACGGTATGCTTGACGGAGCGGTTGCGGGACCTGTGTTTACTTCTCCTACACCCGACCAGATTTACGAAGCCGTAAAAGCGGTGGACGACGGCAAGGGGACTTTACTTGTGATAAAGAACTATACCGGGGATATAATGAACTTCGATATGGCGGCTGAAATGGCGTCAATGGAAGGTATAGAAGTGGAACAAGTAGTGGTAAACGACGATGTTGCGGTAAAAGACAGCCTGTATACAACAGGAAGAAGAGGCGTTGCGGGAACCGTATTCGTACATAAAATCGCGGGAGCTGCCGCAGAAGAGGGCAGAAGTTTAAAAGAAGTAAAAGAAGTTGCAGAAAAAGTAATCGCGAACGTGAGGACAATGGGCGTTGCCATATCTCCATGTACCGTTCCTGCGGCGGGAAAACCGGGCTTTGAAATAAACGACGATGAAATGGAAGTTGGTATAGGTATTCACGGAGAACCAGGTACACATAAAGAAAAACTTACAACGGCGGACGAAATCACATCTCATTTGCTTGAGTGTATATTAAAGGATATAGACTTTGAAGGAAGCGAAGTAGCGGTAATGATAAACGACTCTGGAGCTACTCCTTTAATGGAACTATATATAGTAGGAAATAAAGTATCTGATATATTAAAAGAAAAAGGAATAAAAGTATATAAGAGTTTAGTTGGACATTACATGACTTCAATCGAAATGGCGGGATTTTCCATAAGCTTACTTAAACTTGATGAGGAACTCAAGACATTACTGGATGCAAAAGCGGATACCGTAGGCTTCAAGGCATTATAA